Within Amycolatopsis sp. cg5, the genomic segment GCTGATGGTGTCTGCACGCTGGCCGTCGGAGTGCGCAACGACGCCGTGGTGACGGTGACGTCGCTGATGAACGCCTCGTCGCCCTATCGCAAGGATCCGTGTCCGCTGGTGCAGAAGGCCGCGGAGGCGGCTATCGCCACCATCAAGGGGGCCAAGTGACCGAGTACAACGCACCGCAGATCGTCGCGTTCGTCAAAGGCGGCAAAGGGCCGAGCGGGCTCTTCTCGGGTAGTGACCAGGCCGCCAGGATGTCCCAGCTGCATCAGGAGATCGGCCAGGAGATGCAGCAGCTCCAGGGTGCCATGGAGCAGCACTGGGAGGGTAACGCCGCAGGCAAGGCGTACTCCGGTGCCGGGCCGCTGGTGCAGGCCTCGCAGGTCAGCGGCGAGCATCTGACCAAGGCCCACAGCCTGTACACCGGCCAGGGCAATTCGTACCAGCCGTTGAAGAGCACCGTGGACTCCGTGGGTGACCTCGGTGACCGGCCCTCGGACGACTGGGTGAGCGGGACGCCGCTGTCGTTCCTGTCGAATCGGTCCGATGAGATCAAGGCGTGGGACGAGAAGGCCAAGCGGGTCGTCGACAGCTACAGCACTTACCACAACCAATCGACCGACAACTCGGGCCAGTGGCCGCAGCAGTACGGGGAACTCGGGTTGCCGCCGAGCGGGGCTGACATCCAGCCGAAGGTCGACGACGGACCCGGACCCGGGCCGGGGCCAGGACCTGGGCCGGGTCAGCCGGGACGGGGGCGCCGGGGGACCGACGACACCGGCGGTGAGACCGTTTCGCCGCCGGGAGGCGGCAGCCGGCACGATGTCGGCGGGCCGCAGGACACCGGTGGGCCGACCGGGAGCGAGAACAAGCCCGGTGAGCACAAGCCTGGTGAGCATTCCGGCACCGATGGGGAAGGTCAGACGCACACCCCTGGCGACACCAAGCCGTCGCAGAGCACGGTGACCACGCCGACGGGTTACCCGCCGGCGAACACTCCGGTCGGGATTCCGCCCAAGGATCCGACCTACACGCCGACCGGCTACGGGAACCCGAATGGGCCCAGCAATGGGCCGGGCGCGTTCCCGGTCGGTGGCGGTGTGCCGGGAGGAAACAGCGGGAGCGACTCGTCGCGTGGCGGTGCCGGTACCGGCAAGCCGGGTGCGGGTGGTCAGGGGAACCTCGGTGGCGGGAAGGGCTCCGGCGTGGGGACTTTCGGTCAGCAGGGGCCCGCGGCCGCGCGGCCGGGGGCGATCGCGGGGAAGCCGGGGGCGCCGGGGATGGGTGGCGCGCCGATGGGGCGTGGGCAGAAGGAAGAGGACGGCGAGCACGAGCGGCCCGCCTACCTGATCGAGGAAGACCCGGACGACGCGTTCGTCGGTGAGCTGCCCAAGACTTCGCCGCCGGTCATCGGTGCGTGATGCTGGTGCTCAGCAGGGAGGTCGTCCTCCCGGTCGATTGTCTCGTGCTGGGTGCGGCGATCGCGCGGGTGCCGTTGCCGGTGCTGATCGAGCCTGAGCCGGTGTGGCGCAGCCCGGACGCGGAGCGCGTTCAGCGGGATCGGGTGCTGGAAATCCTTGCGGCGGAAGGGTTTTGGGACGGAGAGCGGCTGAGTGAGGACTTCGAAGGGACACTCGTCGTGCTCGGGCGGGGTAACCGGGAGTTCTCCGCGGTGGTCGAATCGCCGGCCATCCGGTACCGGTTGCAGGTCGCCGCGATCGGCCGGGCCGCCGTTTTCGCCTGCTATGTGCCGGAAAGCGGCCAGGTGTTGCTGAGGCGGGCGAGGGCGGACGCGCTGGCCGAGGATCTGGTCTTGGAGCTGCCCGATGTGCCGGCCGGGACCGGCTGGGGGATTTCGGTTCCCGAGTCGGACCTGCGAGACGCCATCGACGGGGCGCCGCCGAGGCGGGATGTGCGGCAGGTGCTCGATCTCGTCGCGCTGCCGAGGACCGGGGGCGGCCAGATTTACGCCGGTTTCCGCGACGGGGTGCACGCGTATCGGCGGACCGGGGACAGCTGCTGCACCTTCTATGACACCGAGTACGGCCGCTATGTCTTCTCGTTTTCGGGTGAACCCGGGTATGAGCGGTACGTCAATGTCGCGCAGGGGCGCGCGGACACCTTGGTGGCCAAGGCTTACGAGATGCTCGATCAGCTGAGCTGAAAACCCCGGTGATCAGGCGTCGACGGCTCCGTTCGTGAGCAGGGCGCGGCGGGCGGTTTCGAGCTGGGTGCGCCAGCGGGCGGACTCCGCCGATTCGACCGTGCGCAGCAGCTCGGTGGCTTCGTCGATCTCGCCGCTGGCCGAAATGACGTCTCCCTCGGCCGCGTGGGCTTCCGAAAGAAGAACCAGCGTCTTGGCGTGCCAGAGCGAGGAGCCGAGCTCGTCGAAGAGGCGGCGTGCCTCCGCGAGGTGCTCGGCGCCTGCCGCGGTGTTGCCCCTGGCCAGCGAGATCTCGCCGAGCGCGTACTCGGACTGGGCTTCGATGAGGCGCTCGCCGACGCGCTTCGCCAAGGACAGGGCGTGGACGAGGGTGGTCTCCGCGTTGTCGAGCCTGCCTTCGCGGTGGCGGACCCGGCCGAGGCCGTACAACGCGTAGGCCTCGCCGATGCGGTCGCCGATGTCGCGGACGATGCGCAGTGCCCGGTGGAGTGCCTGGCGGGCGAGTTCGATCTTGTCGCCTGCCACGTACAGATCGGCGAACCGATAGAGGACCTGGGCTTCGACGCGGAGGCAGTGCACCTCCTGGCAGATGGTGAGCGCGTCGTCGAGCATCTCCTGGGCGCTGTCGGCGTCCCCCTCGTCGATGCGGAACTTCGCGAGGCTGCACAGCACGTGCGCGACGCCGATGCGGTCGTCGACCGACCGCATGATGTCGAGTGCCTTGGCGTACTTGTCGAGCATCGCCTCCGGCTGCTCGTGCACGCGGTCGACGTACGCGGCGTTGCGGAGCACCAACGCGACGCCGTGCCGGTCGCCTTCGGACTCGAAGATCGCGAGTGCGTCCCGGAAGCACCTTTCGGCCTCGTCGAGGCGCTTTTGGAACATGTGCAGCGTGCCCTGCGAGTAGAGCATCGCGGCGTGACCCCGGCGGTTGCCGGTGCGCTCGGTCAGGTCCAGTGCGAGCTGGGTCGTTTCGCGCCAGTCGTCGAAATAACCTTTGGACTCGAACAGGGTCACGGCCGTGAGCGCGAGATCCCAGCACAGCTCGTCGAGGCCCGCAGCCG encodes:
- a CDS encoding ESX secretion-associated protein EspG — encoded protein: MLVLSREVVLPVDCLVLGAAIARVPLPVLIEPEPVWRSPDAERVQRDRVLEILAAEGFWDGERLSEDFEGTLVVLGRGNREFSAVVESPAIRYRLQVAAIGRAAVFACYVPESGQVLLRRARADALAEDLVLELPDVPAGTGWGISVPESDLRDAIDGAPPRRDVRQVLDLVALPRTGGGQIYAGFRDGVHAYRRTGDSCCTFYDTEYGRYVFSFSGEPGYERYVNVAQGRADTLVAKAYEMLDQLS